The window TACGAGGACGCCGAGCTGGCGGTGCGCCTGCGGCGGGCCGGCTGGCGCGCCCGGTCGGTGCCCGCGGCCCGCGCCCTTCACGCCGGCTCCACCACCAGCGGCGCGATGAGCGTCCGCCGCTGGCGCTGGATCCACGGCAACCGCTGGTTGGCGGCGGCGGCGCTTTTGGGCGAGGACTTTCGAGGCGAGCTGCCCCGACTCTTGACCAGGGACTTGCGCGACCTGGTGCGGGCCGCTGCGACCCTGAATGCCCGCCGCATCGCCGGCATCTTGCTCGGCTGGGGCCGTGCCGGAAAGCGCCTGAGAGGCTTTCGGCACGGGAACCCTCCACTAGGGACTTGACGGCCCCTCGCTGCCAGCGGTGTCCACCCGGATGCGAACATCCACCGCCTTGGCGGTGTCGGCGTCCGGGCCGGCGAGGAAGGGGTTGATGTCCAGCTCGCGGATCACCGGGTGACGCTCGGCGAGTTGGGCGAGACGGAGCAGGGTATCGACCAGGCGGTCGAGGTCGGCGCCGGCTTCGCCGCGCACCCCTTCGAGCAACGCAAAGCCGCGGATGCCGCGCACCATCTCCTCCGCCTCGTGGCGGTCCAGGGGGGTGACGCCGAAGCGCACGTCCTTGAACACCTCGACATATTTGCCGCCCAGACCGAACATCACCAGCGGCCCGAAACGCGGATCGGTGGAGATGCCGAAGATCACCTCGTGGCCGCCGCGCACCATCTCCTGCACCAGGTAGCCGGTCGGCGGATAGCCGGCTTCGGTCAACGACCGCCGCATCTCGACAACCGCCCGGCGCACCGCCGCTTCGTCCTCCAAACCCACCACCACGCCGCCCAGGTCGCTCTTGTGGACCAGGCCTTCGGCGTCCGCCTTGATCACCACCGGGAAACCCAGCCCCCGGGCCGCCGCCACCACCGCTTCGGTGCCTTCGTCCTCGGAGGCATCGGAGGTGGTGCGAATGAAGCTCGATCCGGCCCGCGGCACGCCATAGAGGTCGAGCACGGCGAAAGCGTCGTCGGAGGGCAAGTAGCCCTCGCCGGCGCGCCGCAGAATCTCCGAGACGGCCGCGTCGTCCACTTCGAACTTCGGCGCCTCGACCACCGGCCGCCGGCGCCACTCAGCGTAGCGGGCGAGGGTTTTCATCGCTCGGGCGGCGGATTCCGGGAAGCGGTAGACCGGGGGATGGTGCGGCTGGTGCTTGATGGTCTCGTAGAACTCCTCCGTCGCCATCATCACCACCAGAACGGGTTTTTCGGCGCCCTGGCAGACCTCCGAGATGGATTCCAGGACGTCCATCGGGTTGGTCAGGAGCGGCGTGACGTTGATCACCATGGCGAGGTCGACGGAGTCGTCGTCGAGCACCGCCTGGAGAGTGCGGGCATACTGCTCCTGCGAGGCGGAAGCGATCATGTCCACCGGGTTGTGGACGCTGGCCTCGGCCGGCAGAAAGCTCGCCAGGGTGGCCTCCGTGGCCGCCGACAGCTCGGCCATCGAAAGGCCGAGGTTGACGCAAGCGTCCGTCGCCATGATCGCCGGGCCGCCGGCGTTGGTGACG is drawn from Acidobacteriota bacterium and contains these coding sequences:
- a CDS encoding acetate--CoA ligase family protein gives rise to the protein MTSPRSLDPIFSPRSVAVVGASRDRGSIGYSLIHNLLKAQFEGAVFPVNPKAGAIHSLKAYGSVGEIPEAVDLAVIAVPREHVPEVVDDCIEHGVKGLVVVTAGFAETGEEGARMERELCAKVRAAGMRMVGPNCMGVINTDPAFSLNATFAPTPAVAGSIGFVSQSGALGVAILNVAQELGIGLTQFASMGNKADVSGNDLLEYWEHDDGTKVIAMYLESFGNPRHFTQIAKRVSREKPILVVKSGRTSEGARAASSHTGAIAGADVTVSAFLEQCGVLRADTIEELFHIARALDRCPLPAGSRVGIVTNAGGPAIMATDACVNLGLSMAELSAATEATLASFLPAEASVHNPVDMIASASQEQYARTLQAVLDDDSVDLAMVINVTPLLTNPMDVLESISEVCQGAEKPVLVVMMATEEFYETIKHQPHHPPVYRFPESAARAMKTLARYAEWRRRPVVEAPKFEVDDAAVSEILRRAGEGYLPSDDAFAVLDLYGVPRAGSSFIRTTSDASEDEGTEAVVAAARGLGFPVVIKADAEGLVHKSDLGGVVVGLEDEAAVRRAVVEMRRSLTEAGYPPTGYLVQEMVRGGHEVIFGISTDPRFGPLVMFGLGGKYVEVFKDVRFGVTPLDRHEAEEMVRGIRGFALLEGVRGEAGADLDRLVDTLLRLAQLAERHPVIRELDINPFLAGPDADTAKAVDVRIRVDTAGSEGPSSP